In one window of Rhodanobacter sp. FDAARGOS 1247 DNA:
- a CDS encoding DUF3247 family protein, protein MGHQAKHVYTDHASIHQLESLVDELPANGHVVLLLKDGSSCDGVVSTRPNVQVFRDAEEREGINATVQLERPDVPEWTRRIWLDQIVRVEHLDSIMASEN, encoded by the coding sequence ATGGGCCACCAGGCAAAACATGTCTACACCGACCATGCCAGCATCCACCAGCTGGAATCGCTGGTGGATGAGTTGCCCGCGAACGGCCACGTGGTGCTGTTGCTGAAGGACGGCAGCAGCTGCGACGGCGTGGTCAGCACGCGGCCGAACGTGCAGGTGTTCCGTGATGCCGAGGAGCGCGAAGGCATCAATGCCACCGTGCAGCTCGAACGGCCGGACGTGCCGGAGTGGACGCGTCGGATCTGGCTCGACCAGATCGTGCGGGTCGAGCACCTCGACTCGATCATGGCCAGCGAGAACTGA